Proteins encoded within one genomic window of uncultured Draconibacterium sp.:
- the radC gene encoding DNA repair protein RadC, which produces MGEYKKLNIKDWAVEDRPREKLLNKGPRSLTDAELIAILIGSGNIEETAVELSRRILTSVENSLNDLGRKSIEYLTKFQGIGEAKAVTIVAALELGKRRKDADVFNKKQITGSKDAADYFIPMLGDLNHEEFWILLLNRGNRIIDSFMVSQGGISGTVIDVRLILKNALDKMASAIILCHNHPSGTMQASNADLNITNKIKSAAEIMDITVLDHIIVGQNNYLSLADEGMLN; this is translated from the coding sequence ATGGGAGAATACAAAAAACTAAATATAAAAGATTGGGCTGTTGAAGATCGTCCTCGCGAAAAATTACTGAACAAGGGACCACGATCGCTAACCGATGCCGAACTTATTGCCATTTTAATTGGCTCGGGCAATATTGAAGAAACAGCCGTTGAACTCTCCAGGCGTATTTTAACTTCTGTTGAAAATAGCCTTAACGATCTGGGCAGAAAAAGCATCGAATATCTAACAAAATTTCAGGGAATTGGCGAAGCAAAAGCTGTAACCATTGTTGCTGCTTTAGAATTGGGAAAGCGTCGAAAAGATGCCGATGTATTCAATAAAAAGCAAATAACCGGAAGCAAAGACGCAGCTGATTATTTTATTCCAATGCTTGGCGATCTGAATCACGAAGAATTTTGGATTCTGCTACTCAACCGTGGCAACCGGATTATCGACTCATTTATGGTGAGTCAGGGCGGAATTTCAGGTACCGTAATCGATGTGCGGCTGATCTTAAAAAATGCGCTGGATAAAATGGCCAGTGCCATTATTCTTTGCCACAACCATCCTTCGGGAACCATGCAGGCATCAAATGCCGATCTGAATATTACCAATAAAATTAAAAGTGCGGCTGAAATTATGGATATAACCGTTCTCGACCACATTATTGTTGGTCAGAACAATTACCTGAGTTTAGCCGACGAAGGAATGTTAAACTAA
- a CDS encoding polysaccharide deacetylase family protein → MILFYSDEVNPRIEYIAKLIFANILQTEIAFTQNSAEFRKSEIPKINYSYEKFGDEFYIKPHKLIFQNALIKPTINSVWYEGEKYFCETSKDSDLPFDPFAASFYLVTRHEEYVDKNRDKLGRYPYQNSILSKYNLLQKPVVNIWAKLLAKLLKEKFPEFNYIESKFKFISTIDIDNAYAYQNKGFLRTTAAWAKSLVKGNQQDTIKRKRVLGGKESDPYDTYDYLDSVFAGNEDKVKFFFLLGDYGRYDKNIAHTNNKYRELIKKTAEKYDVGIHPSFDSSKKKGKKKVKLEKQRLEEIIGKSVSKSRQHYLRLKFPKTYTRLIKAGIEEDYTLGYSAQPGFRGGICTPYCFYDLKHESVTNLKIIPFNIMDGTLRYYLQLPPEKAFEEIKKIMQEVKNVGGTFVSVWHNETVNDLGTWEGFREVFEQMNKLGFEWANE, encoded by the coding sequence ATGATACTTTTTTATTCCGACGAAGTTAACCCACGGATTGAGTACATTGCAAAACTGATCTTCGCGAACATTTTGCAAACGGAAATTGCTTTTACTCAAAATTCTGCGGAATTTCGAAAGTCGGAAATCCCAAAGATCAATTATTCATACGAGAAATTTGGTGATGAATTTTACATCAAACCGCACAAACTCATCTTTCAAAATGCACTTATAAAACCAACTATTAATTCCGTTTGGTACGAGGGCGAAAAATATTTCTGCGAAACTTCAAAAGATTCAGATCTGCCTTTCGATCCGTTTGCAGCGTCGTTTTACCTGGTTACCCGCCACGAAGAATATGTAGATAAAAACCGCGATAAACTGGGGCGTTATCCTTATCAGAACAGCATTTTATCGAAATACAACTTGCTACAAAAGCCCGTTGTAAATATATGGGCAAAACTACTGGCAAAATTGCTGAAAGAGAAATTCCCGGAGTTTAACTACATCGAATCGAAATTTAAGTTTATCTCAACCATCGATATCGATAATGCTTACGCATATCAAAACAAGGGTTTTCTGCGCACAACAGCAGCCTGGGCAAAATCGTTGGTAAAAGGCAACCAGCAAGATACCATAAAACGCAAACGCGTATTAGGCGGTAAAGAATCCGATCCGTATGACACCTACGATTACCTCGACAGTGTATTTGCAGGGAACGAGGATAAAGTAAAATTTTTCTTTTTGCTGGGCGATTATGGCCGTTACGACAAAAACATTGCCCACACCAACAACAAATACCGGGAACTAATAAAAAAGACAGCGGAAAAATATGACGTTGGTATTCATCCTTCGTTCGATAGCAGCAAGAAAAAAGGTAAAAAGAAAGTAAAATTAGAAAAACAACGCCTGGAAGAAATTATAGGTAAAAGTGTTTCCAAAAGTCGCCAGCACTATTTACGACTCAAATTCCCCAAAACATACACCCGCCTGATAAAAGCCGGAATAGAAGAAGACTACACGCTTGGTTATTCTGCTCAACCGGGATTCAGAGGCGGTATCTGTACGCCTTATTGTTTCTACGACCTAAAGCATGAATCGGTAACGAACCTGAAAATTATACCGTTCAATATTATGGACGGAACGCTGCGTTACTACCTTCAGCTACCTCCGGAAAAAGCTTTTGAAGAAATAAAAAAGATTATGCAGGAAGTTAAAAATGTTGGTGGTACATTTGTAAGTGTCTGGCACAACGAAACCGTAAACGATTTGGGAACATGGGAAGGTTTCAGAGAAGTGTTTGAACAGATGAACAAACTGGGATTTGAGTGGGCGAACGAATAG